One genomic window of Polyangiaceae bacterium includes the following:
- a CDS encoding DnaJ domain-containing protein, which produces MRNQCPSDAGILKGAVHDEDLYEILQVSRTAEPEVIVAAYNRLARKYHPAETSVADAQQRLKELNRAFEVLMDPQKRADYDRRHCAPNESPESNPAARQPDASPHPYYQYAYPQQLPSPRNQGFSVDGCLKAIGVATLVAIGLVVRGCFYFMDEPDPKPTLATNPQAKKQAWSNPSEVCVANTQGEGVYLRSLPAPAYKTGSAYPEGTKFSVDDERECHPGSEDSGAFCAVEAPDGTTGYLPSRYVEYCDYR; this is translated from the coding sequence ATGCGTAACCAGTGCCCTTCTGATGCTGGTATTCTGAAGGGTGCTGTGCACGACGAGGACCTGTACGAGATCCTGCAAGTCAGCCGGACCGCCGAACCGGAGGTGATTGTCGCCGCGTACAACCGCCTCGCCCGGAAGTATCACCCCGCAGAGACTTCGGTCGCGGACGCCCAGCAGCGGCTCAAGGAACTCAATCGAGCTTTTGAAGTCCTAATGGATCCGCAGAAACGCGCAGACTACGACCGCAGACACTGCGCGCCTAACGAAAGTCCCGAGTCGAACCCTGCGGCCCGGCAGCCTGACGCTAGTCCGCACCCCTACTATCAGTACGCCTACCCGCAGCAGCTTCCCAGTCCGAGAAATCAAGGCTTCTCCGTCGACGGATGCCTCAAGGCCATCGGCGTTGCGACTCTCGTGGCCATCGGCTTGGTAGTTCGTGGCTGCTTCTATTTCATGGATGAGCCGGACCCGAAGCCGACCCTTGCAACCAACCCGCAGGCAAAGAAGCAAGCGTGGTCCAATCCGTCAGAAGTCTGTGTTGCCAACACCCAGGGCGAAGGTGTGTATCTTAGAAGCCTCCCTGCCCCTGCCTACAAGACCGGCTCTGCGTATCCAGAGGGAACCAAGTTCTCGGTCGACGATGAACGGGAGTGTCACCCCGGCAGCGAAGATTCGGGCGCCTTTTGCGCCGTGGAGGCCCCAGATGGGACTACCGGCTACCTTCCCTCCCGGTATGTCGAATACTGCGACTATCGATAG
- a CDS encoding Rpn family recombination-promoting nuclease/putative transposase: protein MRARGHKKKGKRQTAQADARATTPHDQLFKAVFSNPRHAAGEIRYLLPSALVRALNWKTLRLEPGSFVDRKLRPSASDLLFSARLEGSVDRLGLYILVEHQSTPDPLMTLRMQRYVASAQLSLAKDKQRVPVVLPIVVSNAEGEWPHATDAHSLFRRELDSFPELAPHIAQLSILLDDLSASSVQQILRRKLTRVALLTLCWMRDARSYPRFIKAWPLWLPELRRLHTRERTAFLLLIEYFMALHPEMTRERLRGRIQAEAPEMEETFVSAAEEWFARGRAEGEAKGRAEGEAKGRAEGEAKGRERVLRELLEQRFGPLPRWAVQRLRKADALALDELSSRILVATSLRDALG from the coding sequence GTGCGCGCTCGCGGTCACAAGAAGAAGGGAAAGCGACAGACCGCGCAAGCTGACGCCCGCGCTACGACTCCTCACGATCAGCTCTTCAAAGCGGTGTTCTCCAACCCGCGACATGCGGCAGGTGAGATCCGTTACCTGCTTCCAAGCGCCCTCGTTCGCGCGCTGAACTGGAAGACACTGCGACTCGAACCGGGCAGCTTCGTCGATCGAAAGCTACGACCGAGTGCTTCCGACTTGCTCTTTTCCGCGCGGCTCGAAGGATCGGTTGATCGCCTCGGTCTATATATTCTGGTGGAGCATCAGAGCACCCCAGACCCGCTCATGACGCTTCGCATGCAGCGCTATGTCGCGTCCGCCCAGCTCTCCCTCGCAAAGGACAAGCAGCGCGTACCGGTGGTGCTCCCAATCGTTGTAAGCAACGCGGAGGGTGAATGGCCTCATGCCACCGACGCCCACAGCTTGTTCCGCCGCGAGCTGGACAGTTTTCCGGAACTCGCCCCTCACATCGCGCAGCTGAGCATTCTGCTGGATGACCTCTCGGCCAGCAGCGTGCAACAAATCCTACGTAGGAAGCTCACCCGCGTGGCCCTGCTCACGCTGTGTTGGATGCGCGACGCACGGAGCTACCCCCGTTTCATCAAGGCGTGGCCACTCTGGCTACCTGAACTTCGCCGTCTCCACACCCGAGAGCGCACGGCGTTCCTCTTGCTGATCGAGTACTTCATGGCCCTACATCCCGAAATGACCCGAGAGAGACTTCGTGGCAGAATCCAAGCGGAGGCCCCGGAGATGGAAGAAACGTTCGTCAGCGCCGCCGAAGAATGGTTCGCCCGCGGACGCGCAGAGGGCGAAGCAAAAGGACGCGCAGAGGGCGAAGCAAAAGGACGCGCAGAGGGCGAAGCAAAAGGACGCGAGCGTGTGCTGCGCGAACTCCTGGAGCAGCGCTTTGGTCCACTCCCGCGCTGGGCCGTGCAGCGCCTGCGCAAGGCAGATGCGCTGGCACTAGACGAACTGAGTTCCCGCATCCTCGTGGCAACGTCGCTCAGAGACGCCTTGGGCTGA
- a CDS encoding SRPBCC domain-containing protein: protein MTEAASETETTNSHTIEVDYFIDAPPPRVWRALTDPKLLAAWLMENDIRAEVGHRFTFRAKPMPGWDGVVQCEVLEVDEPHLLRYSWRGGSEEHRLDTIVTWRLRPAEDGGTRLRLEHSGFRPQDAFALEGLARGWRGKVAERITELLTSEG, encoded by the coding sequence ATGACTGAAGCAGCAAGCGAAACCGAGACCACCAATAGCCACACCATCGAGGTCGACTACTTCATCGATGCTCCGCCGCCTCGCGTGTGGCGCGCGCTCACCGACCCCAAGCTTCTGGCGGCCTGGCTGATGGAAAACGACATCCGCGCGGAAGTAGGTCATCGCTTCACCTTCCGCGCAAAGCCGATGCCCGGCTGGGACGGCGTGGTGCAGTGCGAGGTGCTCGAGGTCGATGAGCCGCACCTGCTTCGCTACAGCTGGCGTGGCGGCTCGGAGGAGCACCGCCTCGACACGATCGTAACCTGGCGGCTCCGTCCCGCGGAAGATGGCGGCACCCGTCTGCGCTTGGAGCACAGCGGCTTCAGGCCTCAAGACGCCTTCGCCCTCGAAGGCTTGGCTCGCGGCTGGCGCGGTAAGGTCGCCGAGCGCATCACGGAGCTACTAACCAGCGAGGGCTAG
- a CDS encoding winged helix-turn-helix transcriptional regulator, translating to MSANLDQVFKALSDPTRRAIFERLARGESPVKELKAHFEISQPAVSQHLAALHEAGLVARRQEGRLTHYRIAKDGLAPLVNWLEHYQAFWSDHLPRLKALAESLSDD from the coding sequence GTGAGCGCGAACCTCGACCAAGTCTTCAAGGCTCTCTCGGACCCAACGCGAAGAGCCATCTTCGAACGCCTGGCGCGCGGCGAGAGTCCCGTGAAAGAGCTGAAAGCTCACTTCGAGATCTCTCAACCGGCCGTCAGCCAGCACCTCGCGGCGCTGCACGAGGCCGGGTTGGTCGCGCGACGCCAAGAAGGGCGCCTGACCCACTATCGCATCGCGAAGGACGGCTTGGCGCCGCTCGTGAACTGGCTCGAGCACTACCAAGCCTTCTGGAGCGACCACCTTCCCCGACTCAAGGCACTAGCTGAAAGCCTATCCGATGACTGA
- a CDS encoding homoserine dehydrogenase codes for MASARQGSRLQKAKDIVAERIKFPVRIGLLGCGTVGGGVIQLIQENAEYLASRVGAPLEIRRVLVRDAEKDRVPGCKKEWLTTDPDLVLAEDAVDIVIEVMGGEEPAKSYVERAIASGKSVVTANKYLLAKHGPRLVELANEQGVDLAFEASVGGGIPIIRTLREALTSDWVLSVHAILNGTCNYILTRMRDEGIGFDAVVKDAQRLGYAEADPSLDVDGHDAAQKLVVMSMLAFGAKVPVEQVKVEGIRSIDQLDFRFADRFGYTIKHLAIGYDHGSRIELRVHPAMVPRGSVLANIDGVLNGAFLQGRALGPCLLVGRGAGDMPTAVSVVADLVDVARSKIEGEPGLQTRGIQMKERPLMPLDEVSARYYLRFDVGDEPGVLGLISTALGKHNVSIEQMMQEGRASDAGDAVPVLIITHGCTEGQVQAAMAEIAGHQFLKGAPRFIRIEDV; via the coding sequence TTGGCCTCCGCCCGGCAAGGCTCCCGCCTGCAGAAAGCGAAGGATATCGTGGCTGAGCGCATCAAGTTTCCTGTTCGAATCGGTCTTTTGGGTTGTGGCACCGTGGGGGGTGGCGTGATTCAGCTGATTCAGGAGAACGCGGAGTATCTGGCGAGCCGGGTCGGCGCGCCCTTGGAGATCCGCCGCGTCCTGGTACGCGACGCAGAAAAAGACCGCGTGCCTGGCTGCAAGAAGGAGTGGCTCACCACCGACCCCGATCTGGTGCTCGCGGAGGACGCTGTAGACATCGTGATCGAGGTGATGGGCGGTGAGGAGCCCGCCAAGAGCTACGTCGAGCGCGCCATTGCCTCGGGGAAAAGCGTCGTGACGGCAAACAAGTACTTGCTGGCGAAGCACGGCCCACGCCTGGTGGAGCTCGCGAACGAGCAGGGCGTCGACCTGGCGTTCGAGGCGTCCGTCGGTGGTGGCATTCCGATCATCCGCACGCTGCGCGAGGCGCTGACCAGCGACTGGGTGCTCAGCGTCCACGCCATCTTGAACGGCACCTGCAACTACATCCTCACCCGCATGCGGGACGAGGGGATCGGCTTTGACGCCGTCGTCAAGGACGCCCAGCGCCTGGGTTACGCCGAAGCCGACCCGAGCCTCGACGTGGACGGCCACGACGCCGCTCAGAAGCTCGTGGTCATGAGCATGCTGGCGTTCGGTGCCAAGGTGCCCGTGGAGCAGGTGAAGGTCGAGGGCATTCGTAGCATCGATCAGCTCGATTTCCGCTTTGCGGATCGCTTCGGCTACACCATCAAGCACCTGGCGATTGGCTACGATCACGGCTCGCGCATCGAACTCAGAGTTCATCCTGCTATGGTGCCGCGCGGAAGCGTTTTGGCGAACATTGACGGCGTGCTCAACGGCGCCTTCCTGCAAGGGCGAGCCCTCGGTCCATGCCTGCTCGTCGGGCGTGGCGCCGGCGACATGCCGACGGCGGTGAGCGTCGTCGCGGATTTGGTCGATGTCGCCCGCTCCAAGATCGAGGGCGAGCCAGGGCTCCAGACCCGCGGCATCCAGATGAAGGAGCGCCCGTTGATGCCTCTCGACGAAGTCAGCGCCCGCTATTACCTGCGCTTCGACGTGGGTGACGAACCGGGTGTGCTGGGCCTCATCAGCACGGCTCTCGGCAAGCACAACGTCAGCATTGAACAGATGATGCAAGAGGGACGGGCGTCAGACGCTGGGGATGCCGTGCCGGTCTTGATCATCACCCACGGCTGCACCGAAGGTCAGGTGCAGGCGGCGATGGCGGAGATTGCCGGACACCAGTTCTTGAAGGGCGCCCCGCGGTTCATCCGCATCGAGGACGTGTGA
- a CDS encoding glutamate racemase, which produces MSLSKPRPRSSALGVFDSGLGGLTVVRALRELLPQEHIVYLGDTARVPYGTRSAETVVRYARGCANMLIQRDIKALVIACNTVSAVAVEMLRAEFDLPVIGVVDPGASAAVSQAERLGGAVRIGVLGTAGTVASGAYPRAVGRLSTRFEVVAQPAPLLVPLVEEGWLEGDVPRLAIQRYLEPLIEAEVGVIVLGCTHYPLLKPMIERVAAELAGHPVPVVDSAQATAVVVQELLEERELGSLPAADEAADGQLEVLVSDLPKSFASVAEAFLGHAIEHVAQVDVVVG; this is translated from the coding sequence GTGAGCCTCAGCAAACCGCGCCCACGCAGCTCGGCGCTCGGGGTCTTTGACTCCGGGCTTGGTGGGCTCACGGTGGTGCGCGCGCTGCGTGAGCTCTTGCCCCAGGAACACATTGTTTACCTCGGGGATACGGCGCGTGTTCCGTATGGCACGCGCTCCGCGGAGACCGTGGTGCGCTACGCGCGGGGCTGCGCGAACATGCTGATCCAGCGCGACATCAAGGCGCTGGTGATTGCCTGCAACACGGTGAGCGCTGTCGCGGTCGAAATGCTGCGCGCTGAGTTCGACCTGCCAGTGATTGGCGTGGTGGACCCCGGTGCGTCTGCGGCGGTGAGCCAGGCGGAGCGACTCGGCGGTGCCGTGCGGATTGGAGTCCTGGGTACGGCGGGCACAGTCGCTTCAGGCGCCTATCCGCGCGCCGTGGGTCGCTTGTCCACGCGCTTCGAAGTCGTGGCGCAGCCCGCACCGCTGCTCGTACCGCTGGTTGAAGAGGGCTGGCTCGAAGGGGACGTGCCGCGGCTCGCCATCCAGCGCTACCTCGAGCCGCTGATCGAAGCCGAGGTCGGTGTGATTGTGCTCGGGTGCACTCACTATCCGTTGCTCAAGCCGATGATCGAGCGCGTGGCCGCAGAGCTCGCGGGGCATCCGGTGCCCGTCGTCGACTCCGCGCAGGCGACGGCCGTGGTGGTTCAAGAGCTGCTCGAGGAGCGTGAGCTGGGCTCACTGCCGGCGGCTGACGAGGCGGCGGACGGGCAGCTCGAGGTGCTGGTGAGTGACTTGCCGAAGAGCTTCGCCAGTGTCGCTGAAGCCTTCTTGGGGCACGCAATCGAGCACGTCGCGCAAGTGGATGTGGTCGTCGGCTAG
- a CDS encoding aspartate carbamoyltransferase catalytic subunit → MTDLRLRHLLSISELDRASAVAILDSAEAFFQVSRRPVKKAPTLRGKTVLNLFFENSTRTRTSFELAGKRLSADVVNISASTSSTKKGETLRDTLQTLDAMHPDVVVIRHSASGAAEYLSKKSKSAIVNAGDGMHQHPTQALLDAFTMRRHLGGLEGKQIAICGDIQHSRVARSNAQLLTMLGATVRFAAPRTMWPAVPGALGVPIFDRLEPALEGADVVMMLRIQQERLGTALFPTTREYSRLWGLNMARLGLAKKGALVMHPGPMNRGVEINDDVAESEQAVILDQVEAGVAVRMAVLYLCASEPGSEPS, encoded by the coding sequence GTGACTGACCTCCGCTTGCGCCACCTGCTTTCGATATCGGAACTCGACCGGGCCAGCGCAGTGGCCATTCTCGATAGCGCGGAGGCCTTCTTTCAGGTCAGCCGCCGCCCCGTAAAAAAGGCACCTACGCTGCGCGGCAAGACGGTGCTGAACCTGTTCTTCGAGAACTCGACGCGCACGCGCACCTCCTTCGAGCTCGCTGGCAAGCGTCTCAGCGCTGACGTGGTGAACATCTCCGCTTCGACCTCGAGCACGAAGAAGGGCGAGACCCTGCGAGACACTTTGCAGACGCTGGACGCGATGCACCCCGACGTGGTCGTGATCCGCCACTCCGCGTCGGGCGCTGCCGAGTACCTCTCGAAGAAGAGCAAATCGGCGATCGTCAACGCGGGCGACGGCATGCACCAGCACCCCACTCAAGCGCTGCTCGACGCGTTCACGATGCGACGTCACTTGGGCGGCCTCGAAGGCAAGCAGATCGCCATCTGCGGGGACATCCAGCACAGCCGGGTCGCGCGCTCCAACGCGCAACTGCTGACCATGCTCGGCGCCACGGTGCGCTTCGCGGCGCCGCGCACCATGTGGCCTGCCGTGCCCGGCGCCCTCGGCGTGCCGATCTTCGATCGTCTGGAGCCTGCCCTCGAGGGCGCCGATGTGGTGATGATGTTGCGCATCCAGCAAGAGCGCCTAGGTACCGCGCTCTTCCCCACCACCCGCGAGTATTCGCGCCTCTGGGGCCTCAACATGGCGCGCCTCGGCCTCGCAAAAAAGGGCGCCCTCGTGATGCACCCCGGACCGATGAATCGCGGCGTCGAGATCAACGACGATGTCGCCGAGTCCGAGCAAGCCGTGATCCTCGATCAGGTGGAGGCAGGCGTCGCCGTGCGCATGGCGGTGCTCTACCTGTGTGCGAGTGAACCAGGCAGCGAGCCCAGCTGA
- the pyrR gene encoding bifunctional pyr operon transcriptional regulator/uracil phosphoribosyltransferase PyrR, which produces MSGAESTPPSAPFVDGQRLLLDPSASERGLRRMAGEILERSINHEEPLMLIGIRRGGEPVAKRLAQWIGQLENGATPPLGSVDITLYRDDAATALPNPRIGPSQIPERLEGRRVILVDDVCFTGRTVRAAIDALMDYGRPRRIELASLVDRFGRELPIQPDYCVRRIELPRDARVDVRETEQGLEAWLIEPSNQ; this is translated from the coding sequence ATGTCGGGAGCAGAGTCCACGCCGCCTTCCGCCCCGTTCGTCGACGGGCAGCGGCTGCTCCTAGACCCGAGCGCCTCGGAGCGCGGCTTGCGCCGCATGGCCGGTGAGATCCTCGAGCGCTCGATCAACCACGAGGAACCCCTGATGCTCATCGGCATCCGGCGTGGTGGGGAGCCTGTGGCCAAGCGCCTGGCGCAGTGGATCGGTCAGCTCGAGAACGGCGCGACGCCGCCCCTCGGCAGCGTGGACATCACCCTATACCGCGACGACGCCGCCACCGCGCTCCCGAACCCTCGCATCGGTCCCAGTCAAATCCCCGAGCGCCTAGAAGGTCGCCGCGTGATCTTGGTCGACGATGTGTGCTTCACCGGTCGCACGGTGCGCGCCGCGATCGACGCGCTCATGGACTACGGCCGCCCGCGGCGCATCGAGCTAGCAAGCCTCGTGGATCGCTTTGGGCGTGAGCTCCCGATCCAGCCCGACTACTGCGTGCGTCGCATCGAACTCCCGCGCGACGCTCGCGTCGATGTCCGCGAGACCGAGCAAGGGCTCGAAGCCTGGCTCATCGAACCCTCCAACCAATAA
- a CDS encoding rhomboid family intramembrane serine protease: MSRPSGDGMQVSGGLQMPGKALKGVLLALLAVNVAFAVAINYGGASAELFYALCGSTEKILHGQVWRLVTAPWMHEPSGNIGHLLFALIGLFFLTPQLETQWGTKRTLRFLFFAGLIAYTIQGVLELALPAQFSARLVPAYWYGAAPVIEAVAVAWALSFRGQTVRLFFVLPVTSGMLLGFVIAMSVLRVLWLSAAPEGLLSPFGGMFAGWLLGGGTPSPLRRAWLRFRLRQLDAQVEKDSSNRKKRVAKSSFRVIEGGRGKDDEGKGPDGRWLN, from the coding sequence ATGAGCCGCCCAAGTGGCGATGGGATGCAAGTCAGCGGGGGCCTCCAGATGCCGGGCAAAGCGCTCAAGGGTGTCTTGCTGGCGCTGCTCGCCGTCAACGTCGCCTTTGCCGTCGCGATCAACTACGGAGGAGCCAGCGCGGAGCTGTTCTACGCTTTGTGCGGCAGCACCGAGAAGATCCTTCACGGGCAAGTCTGGCGCTTGGTCACCGCGCCTTGGATGCACGAGCCAAGCGGCAACATCGGCCACCTGCTGTTTGCGCTGATCGGCCTGTTCTTCCTGACGCCCCAGCTCGAGACTCAGTGGGGCACCAAGCGCACGCTACGCTTCCTGTTCTTCGCGGGACTCATCGCCTACACCATCCAGGGCGTGCTCGAGCTGGCGCTGCCGGCTCAGTTCTCTGCGCGGCTCGTACCTGCGTATTGGTACGGCGCCGCGCCGGTGATCGAAGCCGTCGCGGTCGCCTGGGCGCTGAGTTTCCGTGGGCAAACGGTGCGCCTGTTCTTCGTACTGCCGGTCACCTCCGGCATGCTGCTTGGCTTCGTGATCGCGATGAGCGTGCTCCGGGTGCTGTGGCTGAGCGCGGCGCCCGAGGGCTTGCTCTCGCCGTTCGGCGGAATGTTCGCCGGTTGGCTGCTCGGCGGTGGAACACCTTCGCCACTACGTCGCGCTTGGTTGCGCTTTCGGCTGCGGCAGCTCGACGCGCAGGTGGAGAAAGACAGCTCGAACCGCAAAAAGCGCGTGGCCAAGTCGAGCTTTCGCGTGATCGAGGGTGGGCGCGGCAAAGACGACGAGGGCAAGGGACCCGACGGCCGCTGGTTGAATTAG
- a CDS encoding nucleotidyltransferase family protein, with amino-acid sequence MPRVMVLCAGFGTRLRPLTNELPKPLVPLGDRSLLGRIAQYLNGFGVTELVINTHHLMREFNNISNELSVNVQVVPESEIRGTAGGVAGARQYLETPALVWNGDIWCEPPVSELLASQAPFTLLVAPRPKGQGSVGLGERSNVVRLRGECFGDEVRGADYVGIAALSAQILERLPEHGCLVGDVALPWLREGHSIQTLELSGAWSDLGNLERYLAANLEWLGERDHWLGAGAQVAPEVQLSKSIVGAGARVQGEGVLEDCVVWPRAVATAPASQTVFGRGFAQRVS; translated from the coding sequence ATGCCGCGGGTGATGGTGCTGTGCGCTGGCTTTGGCACGCGGCTCCGCCCGCTGACGAACGAGCTGCCGAAGCCCCTGGTTCCCCTGGGTGATCGCTCATTGCTCGGGCGCATCGCCCAGTACCTGAACGGCTTTGGGGTCACGGAGCTGGTCATCAACACGCATCATCTGATGCGCGAATTCAATAATATATCTAATGAATTATCGGTAAATGTTCAGGTAGTACCTGAATCAGAGATCCGCGGTACAGCGGGCGGTGTGGCAGGAGCACGGCAGTATCTCGAGACGCCGGCGCTGGTTTGGAACGGCGACATCTGGTGTGAGCCGCCAGTGAGCGAGCTACTCGCCAGTCAAGCGCCGTTTACGCTGCTCGTGGCTCCGCGCCCAAAGGGTCAGGGGAGCGTGGGTTTGGGGGAGAGGAGCAACGTCGTGCGCCTGCGCGGCGAATGCTTCGGCGATGAAGTGAGGGGCGCGGATTACGTAGGCATTGCCGCACTTTCCGCGCAGATACTCGAACGGCTACCCGAGCATGGCTGCCTGGTCGGCGACGTCGCGCTGCCGTGGCTGCGCGAGGGACACTCCATCCAGACGCTTGAGCTCAGCGGCGCCTGGAGCGATCTCGGCAACTTAGAGCGTTACCTTGCGGCAAACCTCGAGTGGCTCGGTGAGCGTGACCATTGGCTTGGCGCTGGTGCTCAGGTCGCACCTGAGGTTCAGCTCTCCAAGTCCATCGTCGGCGCCGGAGCGCGCGTGCAAGGTGAAGGAGTGCTCGAGGACTGCGTGGTGTGGCCGCGGGCGGTCGCGACGGCACCTGCCTCGCAGACCGTGTTTGGTCGCGGATTTGCGCAGCGAGTGAGCTAG
- a CDS encoding anthranilate synthase component I family protein encodes MPLVVRHTDLLPDVAALARSLVGAPGVQVLWSADGSGPSYLCCDPVAQVTALDPEPSLALDSHLGPLGRIPRWIGVLPYECRRDLERARYVSTEQRPPPFISLPHWQRYAAVVQVTEAGVSLVGDDAASVERLERRLRIRGAIRTASLQRLSDGADDGGAHMRRIEQALKFIAQGDLYQVNLARRFSYRATGGAVELLLAVAGHGSAPYACALDVGQTQVVGLSPELFLRLEPSGHVTTIPIKGTRPRGKDPASDDALRSELDADPKERAELAMILDVERNDLGRIAKTGSVQLVSGPEVVTHPTIHHRQATLTAQLRPEITRRMLLSAMLPSGSVTGAPKVRAMELIAQLEPVRRGLYTGAYGCVTQAGGLELAMAIRCLSLRGEVGHYHTGGGIVADSDPRRELAETEWKAEQFQALASADRPSFDAPA; translated from the coding sequence ATGCCCCTCGTGGTCCGGCATACGGATCTGCTCCCTGACGTCGCCGCTCTGGCCCGCAGCCTCGTGGGCGCGCCCGGCGTACAGGTGCTGTGGAGCGCCGACGGCAGCGGTCCGAGCTACCTGTGCTGCGACCCGGTCGCACAAGTCACGGCGCTGGACCCGGAGCCCAGCCTGGCGCTCGACTCGCATCTCGGGCCCCTCGGGCGGATCCCCCGCTGGATTGGGGTCTTGCCCTACGAGTGTCGGCGAGATCTGGAGCGCGCGCGCTACGTCTCGACGGAACAGCGCCCGCCGCCGTTCATCAGCTTGCCCCACTGGCAGCGTTACGCCGCCGTGGTCCAAGTGACGGAAGCCGGCGTCTCGCTGGTGGGAGACGATGCAGCTTCCGTGGAGCGCTTGGAGCGCCGCTTGCGTATCCGTGGGGCAATACGCACGGCGAGCCTGCAACGGCTGAGCGACGGCGCGGACGACGGCGGCGCGCACATGCGGCGCATCGAGCAGGCATTGAAGTTCATTGCCCAGGGCGACCTCTATCAGGTGAACCTGGCGCGCCGCTTCAGCTACCGCGCGACGGGCGGCGCGGTAGAGCTCTTGCTGGCGGTCGCGGGTCATGGCTCGGCGCCTTACGCCTGTGCCCTCGATGTCGGTCAGACGCAGGTCGTCGGTTTGAGTCCTGAGCTGTTCTTGCGCCTCGAGCCCAGTGGCCACGTGACCACGATCCCCATCAAGGGCACGCGGCCCCGGGGGAAAGACCCAGCGAGCGATGACGCCTTGCGAAGCGAACTCGACGCCGATCCGAAGGAGCGCGCTGAGCTGGCGATGATCTTGGATGTGGAGCGCAATGACCTCGGACGCATCGCAAAGACGGGCAGCGTGCAGCTCGTGAGCGGCCCAGAGGTTGTCACGCATCCCACCATTCACCATCGCCAAGCCACGTTGACCGCGCAGCTCAGGCCAGAAATCACCCGCCGCATGCTGCTCAGCGCGATGCTGCCAAGCGGCAGTGTCACCGGCGCGCCCAAGGTGCGGGCGATGGAGCTCATCGCTCAGCTGGAGCCGGTACGGCGTGGGCTCTACACCGGCGCTTATGGATGTGTGACCCAGGCGGGAGGCCTCGAGCTGGCGATGGCCATTCGCTGCTTGTCCTTACGCGGCGAGGTTGGCCACTACCACACCGGCGGCGGCATCGTGGCCGACTCCGATCCGCGCCGAGAGCTCGCCGAGACGGAGTGGAAAGCCGAGCAATTTCAGGCGCTCGCCTCGGCTGACCGGCCCAGCTTCGACGCGCCTGCTTGA